A single Pseudomonas brassicacearum DNA region contains:
- a CDS encoding diguanylate cyclase, with translation MSDDAERWREKYFKSIEQQEKLERRWEARLDLLRRGLVRSTLAAEGTDRAVDQCMKEMREVVRTDDMDAALAALLPRLEKAVLDSEQRRETRVEQTSAALTALVTQLQSLPLPKEVSRSLKKFAKQLEDRASQAREIPLLLSELSGLQGKAISAQEAPVEPSRPGLLQRLFGGQGHEEAPRQSLEPARASVAPATETVLPVAVEPATAAESVAPAPAPAPAPAPAPAPAPAPAPAPQPSVAEQAPALETTPVPVVLTAQKIEPDPAPAPIPAAEVVQPTSEPEEATEPAPLSTPLPSPVVEERPVVAPTLENPDELMPEELAQALPAPSLASVEPDDEALEVADVVDAQYALPDSPEPSYSSVAKHIEDTLLGLLGDLTLPERHRPQAEAMCERLRNGLNWYELLPILDDLAVLMLAITDTGQHEFEAYLQRLNDRLESFQSSLQAASEDHADNLSASREMDTQIREQVDGLQSSVKEADDLEGLKQVLENHLEGLLGTMDHHRQQRDQREQEVSVRLKSLADRVALMEQDAQVVRENLEEQRQKALIDPLTGLPNRAAWSERLEHEVAQWQRHGNSLLLAMLDLDHFKRINDNYGHLAGDRVLKLIASVLRKRLRGSDFIARFGGEEFVLLVPDTPMAAGTKLAETLRLAIEACPFHFKGEPVTVTVSIGLTAFKPGEHSDLVLKRADQALYRAKNAGRNRVELG, from the coding sequence ATGAGCGACGACGCCGAACGCTGGAGAGAGAAATATTTCAAGAGTATCGAACAGCAGGAAAAGCTCGAGCGCCGTTGGGAGGCTCGACTCGACTTGCTGCGTCGGGGCCTGGTGCGCAGCACCTTGGCTGCCGAGGGCACTGACCGGGCTGTCGATCAATGCATGAAAGAGATGCGCGAGGTGGTGCGCACCGATGACATGGATGCCGCCCTCGCTGCCCTGCTGCCGCGCCTGGAGAAAGCCGTACTCGATTCCGAACAGCGCCGCGAAACCCGGGTCGAGCAGACGAGCGCCGCGTTGACGGCCCTGGTTACCCAGTTGCAGAGCCTGCCGCTGCCCAAAGAAGTCAGCCGCTCGCTGAAGAAGTTTGCCAAGCAACTGGAAGATCGGGCCAGCCAGGCCCGGGAGATTCCGTTGCTGCTCAGCGAGTTGAGCGGCCTGCAAGGCAAGGCAATCAGTGCCCAGGAAGCCCCTGTCGAACCGAGTCGCCCCGGCCTGCTGCAACGGCTGTTTGGTGGCCAGGGCCATGAAGAAGCGCCGCGCCAGTCCCTCGAACCTGCCCGGGCCAGCGTGGCGCCTGCGACAGAAACCGTTTTGCCAGTGGCTGTGGAGCCAGCAACTGCCGCAGAATCCGTCGCACCAGCACCAGCACCAGCACCAGCACCAGCACCAGCACCAGCACCAGCACCAGCACCAGCACCAGCTCCGCAGCCATCGGTGGCAGAGCAAGCGCCAGCGTTGGAGACGACGCCCGTGCCGGTTGTCCTCACTGCGCAGAAGATCGAGCCAGACCCGGCACCCGCTCCAATACCAGCAGCAGAGGTGGTTCAGCCCACCAGTGAACCGGAGGAAGCAACCGAGCCTGCGCCACTGTCGACGCCGCTGCCGTCACCGGTCGTCGAAGAACGCCCGGTAGTGGCACCCACGCTCGAGAATCCCGACGAACTGATGCCCGAGGAGCTTGCGCAGGCCCTGCCCGCCCCCTCGCTGGCGTCTGTGGAGCCCGACGACGAGGCACTGGAAGTCGCCGATGTGGTCGACGCCCAGTACGCCCTGCCCGACTCACCGGAGCCGTCCTACAGCTCGGTCGCCAAGCATATCGAAGACACGCTGTTGGGCCTTTTGGGTGACCTGACCTTGCCCGAGCGTCATCGACCACAAGCCGAAGCCATGTGTGAGCGTCTGCGAAATGGCTTGAACTGGTACGAATTGTTGCCGATCCTCGATGATCTGGCCGTACTGATGCTCGCCATCACGGACACTGGCCAGCATGAATTCGAAGCCTACCTGCAGCGCCTCAACGATCGGCTCGAGTCATTCCAGAGCAGTCTGCAGGCCGCCAGTGAAGACCACGCCGACAACCTGTCGGCCTCCAGGGAAATGGACACCCAGATTCGTGAGCAGGTGGACGGCCTGCAAAGCAGCGTGAAGGAAGCCGATGACCTGGAAGGCCTCAAGCAAGTGCTCGAGAATCACCTCGAAGGCTTGCTCGGCACGATGGACCACCACCGTCAGCAACGTGATCAACGCGAGCAGGAGGTCTCGGTTCGCCTGAAAAGCCTGGCCGACCGCGTCGCCCTGATGGAGCAGGATGCCCAGGTCGTGCGGGAGAATCTCGAGGAACAGCGGCAAAAAGCGCTGATCGATCCGCTCACCGGGCTGCCCAACCGCGCCGCCTGGTCCGAGCGCCTGGAACATGAAGTCGCCCAGTGGCAGCGACATGGCAACAGCTTGCTGCTGGCCATGCTCGATCTCGATCACTTCAAGCGCATCAACGACAACTACGGTCATCTGGCCGGTGACCGGGTGCTGAAGCTCATTGCCTCGGTCCTGCGTAAACGCCTGCGTGGCAGCGATTTCATTGCGCGTTTTGGTGGCGAGGAGTTTGTCCTGCTGGTGCCCGATACGCCCATGGCTGCCGGTACCAAGCTGGCCGAGACGCTGCGCCTGGCCATCGAAGCCTGTCCGTTTCATTTCAAGGGCGAGCCGGTGACGGTGACGGTGTCCATTGGGCTGACCGCCTTCAAACCTGGCGAACACAGCGATTTGGTGCTTAAAAGAGCCGATCAGGCGCTTTACCGGGCGAAAAATGCCGGGCGTAACCGAGTGGAACTGGGCTAA
- a CDS encoding endonuclease/exonuclease/phosphatase family protein, whose product MARWSTERIVGLHEPRVNEHHVTSTGLPGDSRLRLLSFNIQVGISTERYRHYLTRGWQHLLPHTGRAGNLQKIGDLLKDFDLVALQEADGGSMRSGYVNQVEHLAQLGAFPYWYQQLNRNLGRLGQHSNGVLSRLRPWAIEDHPLPGPKGRGAILARFGEGPEALVVVMMHLALGARTRTMQLAYIRELIGGYKHQVLMGDMNTHATDLLQTSPLRDLGLLAPQLEATFPSWRPQRCLDHILLSPTLTLERVEVLAQPISDHLPVAVEIRLPGSLTADAFPALSPAPRGSDE is encoded by the coding sequence ATGGCCCGCTGGAGCACCGAACGCATCGTTGGCCTGCATGAACCGCGGGTCAACGAGCATCATGTCACGTCCACGGGCCTGCCTGGCGACAGCCGCTTGCGGCTGCTCAGCTTCAATATCCAGGTGGGCATCAGCACCGAGCGCTACCGGCATTACCTGACTCGCGGCTGGCAACATTTGCTGCCGCACACCGGACGTGCCGGTAACCTGCAGAAAATCGGCGACCTGCTCAAGGACTTCGACCTGGTGGCCCTGCAAGAAGCCGACGGCGGGAGCATGCGCTCAGGTTACGTCAACCAGGTGGAGCACCTGGCCCAATTGGGCGCTTTCCCCTACTGGTACCAGCAACTCAATCGCAACCTCGGACGGCTCGGCCAGCACAGCAATGGTGTGTTGAGTCGCTTGCGCCCGTGGGCGATCGAAGACCATCCCTTGCCGGGGCCCAAGGGGCGCGGGGCGATCCTCGCGCGTTTCGGCGAAGGCCCCGAGGCGCTGGTCGTGGTCATGATGCACCTGGCGCTCGGGGCGCGTACCCGGACGATGCAGCTGGCGTACATTCGCGAGCTGATCGGTGGCTACAAGCACCAGGTGCTGATGGGCGACATGAACACCCATGCCACCGATCTGCTGCAGACTTCGCCCCTGCGCGATCTCGGTCTGCTCGCTCCACAACTGGAAGCGACATTCCCCAGCTGGCGCCCCCAGCGCTGCCTGGACCATATCCTGTTGAGCCCGACCCTGACCCTCGAACGCGTCGAGGTGCTGGCCCAACCCATTTCCGATCACCTGCCGGTCGCGGTAGAAATTCGTTTGCCGGGTTCGCTCACGGCCGATGCATTCCCCGCGCTGAGTCCTGCCCCTCGCGGATCCGATGAATGA
- a CDS encoding N-acetylmuramoyl-L-alanine amidase: MKFLSLIVSIFILAGCTSGPRLDTSHPSVNHDNRIQFVVVHYTSASLERSLALLTHGEVSAHYLIGDDKGATVYKLVDESRRAWHAGESEWEGRTWLNSSSIGIEIVNPGFVDTPTGRLWYPYSQAQVQALIVLLKDIIQRNGISPRNIIGHSDIAPLRKLDPGPLFPWKRLAQAGLGVWPDEQAVARQQAVFAPQLPPASWFQAELARLGYPTPQTGEWDVATHHVMAAFQMHYRPTRFDGMPDAQSAAILQVLNQTK; the protein is encoded by the coding sequence ATGAAATTTCTTTCGCTCATTGTTTCTATATTTATCCTGGCCGGCTGCACCAGCGGCCCGCGGCTCGACACCAGTCATCCCTCCGTCAACCATGACAACCGCATCCAATTCGTGGTGGTGCATTACACCTCGGCTTCCCTGGAGCGTTCCCTGGCCCTGCTGACCCATGGCGAAGTCAGTGCCCATTACCTGATCGGCGACGATAAAGGCGCGACCGTCTACAAACTGGTAGATGAAAGCCGACGCGCCTGGCACGCCGGGGAAAGTGAATGGGAAGGCCGAACCTGGCTCAATTCCAGTTCCATCGGCATCGAAATCGTCAATCCGGGCTTTGTCGACACGCCCACCGGGCGCCTCTGGTATCCCTACAGCCAAGCCCAGGTCCAGGCCTTGATCGTTTTGCTCAAGGACATCATCCAGCGCAACGGGATCAGCCCGCGCAACATTATTGGCCACAGCGACATCGCGCCCCTGCGCAAGCTCGACCCGGGGCCGCTGTTCCCCTGGAAGCGCCTGGCGCAAGCCGGCCTGGGGGTCTGGCCAGACGAACAGGCCGTCGCCCGCCAGCAAGCCGTCTTCGCGCCGCAACTGCCGCCTGCCAGTTGGTTCCAGGCCGAGCTGGCCCGTCTGGGCTATCCGACGCCGCAGACCGGCGAGTGGGACGTGGCCACCCACCATGTGATGGCCGCCTTCCAGATGCATTACCGGCCGACCCGCTTCGATGGCATGCCGGATGCGCAAAGCGCGGCGATCCTGCAGGTGCTCAACCAGACAAAATAA